Proteins encoded within one genomic window of Oryza glaberrima chromosome 12, OglaRS2, whole genome shotgun sequence:
- the LOC127757640 gene encoding laccase-25 — MIYISMSLHWSLLLFIAIALVSSVAQAAVVEHTFNVGNFSISQLCQPPLIITAVNGQLPGPTIYAREGDTVVVHLVNTSPYSMTLHWHGVLQRGTPWADGPAMVTQCPVQPGGNYTYRFNVDGQEGTLWWHAHVSFHRATVYGALVIRPRGGAKAYPFPKPDKEHVVILGEWWNATVYDMERMAFLTGIPAPHAEAYTINGKPGDFYNCSAPNQTAKFEVRQNGTYLLRIINAGMNTPLFFKVAKHRLTVVGADACYTKPYKTDVVVVSPGQTVDALMVASAAVGRYYMAASPYDSAIPQGPPFSDTTATAILQYAGARRKTVRWRPPVLPRRPPVNDTATAHRFFSGMTALLRHGKPSAVPLAVDTHMYVTVGLGVSLCQPEQLLCNRSAPPVFSSSMNNASFVVPKNTSLLEAHFRREPAGVYTRDFPDTPPVVFDYTGDESDNATMQFTTKSTKVKTLRYNETVEMVLQNTRLIAKESHPMHIHGFNFFILAQGFGNYDKRRAERRFNLVDPQERNTIAVPTGGWAVIRFVADNPGMWYMHCHFDAHISLGLAMVLEVLDGPTPETSVPPPPADLPRCS; from the exons ATGATATACATTAGCATGAGTCTTCACTGGTCTCTTCTGCTGTTCATTGCCATTGCTTTGGTTTCTTCAGTTGCTCAGGCTGCTGTTGTGGAGCACACCTTCAAT GTTGGCAACTTCTCCATCAGCCAACTTTGCCAGCCGCCGCTGATCATCACCGCCGTCAATGGCCAGCTGCCCGGCCCGACGATCTACGCTCGCGAGGGCGACACGGTGGTCGTACACCTCGTCAACACCTCGCCATACAGCATGACCCTCCACTG GCATGGTGTGCTCCAACGTGGCACGCCGTGGGCGGACGGTCCGGCGATGGTGACGCAGTGCCCGGTGCAGCCCGGCGGCAACTACACGTACCGGTTCAACGTCGACGGGCAGGAGGGCACGCTGTGGTGGCACGCCCACGTCTCGTTCCACCGCGCCACCGTCTACGGCGCACTCGTCATCaggccccgcggcggcgccaaggCCTACCCGTTCCCCAAGCCCGACAAGGAGCACGTCGTCATCCTCGGCGAGTGGTGGAACGCCACCGTCTACGACATGGAGCGCATGGCGTTCCTCACCGGCATCCCGGCGCCCCACGCCGAAGCCTACACCATCAACGGCAAGCCCGGCGACTTCTACAACTGCTCCGCCCCTAATC AGACGGCCAAGTTCGAGGTGAGGCAGAACGGGACGTACTTGCTCCGGATCATCAACGCCGGGATGAACACGCCGCTGTTCTTCAAGGTGGCGAAGCACCGGCTCACCGTCGTCGGGGCCGACGCGTGCTACACCAAGCCGTACAAGACGGACGTGGTGGTGGTCTCGCCGGGGCAGACGGTGGACGCGCTCATGGTGGCCAGCGCCGCCGTGGGGCGGTACTACATGGCGGCGTCGCCGTACGACAGCGCCATCCCGCAGGGCCCGCCGTTCAGCGACACCACCGCCACGGCCATCCTGCAGTACGCCGGCGCGCGGCGCAAGACGGtgcggtggcggccgccggtgctcccgcggcggccgcccgtCAACGACACGGCCACCGCGCACCGGTTCTTCTCCGGCATGACCGCGCTGCTGCGCCACGGCAAGCCGTCGGCGGTGCCGCTCGCCGTGGACACCCACATGTACGTCACCGTCGGGCTCGGCGTCTCCCTGTGCCAGCCGGAGCAGCTGCTCTGCAACcggagcgcgccgccggtgTTCTCGTCGAGCATGAACAACGCCTCCTTCGTCGTCCCCAAGAACACCTCCCTTCTCGAGGCCCACTTCAGGCGCGAGCCGGCCGGCGTCTACACCCGCGACTTCCCGGACACGCCGCCGGTGGTGTTCGACTACACCGGCGACGAGAGCGACAACGCGACGATGCAGTTCACGACCAAGTCGACCAAGGTGAAGACGCTGCGGTACAACGAGACGGTGGAGATGGTGCTGCAGAACACGCGGCTGATCGCGAAAGAGAGCCACCCGATGCATATCCATGGATTTAACTTCTTCATCCTCGCGCAAGGGTTCGGCAACTACGACAAGAGGAGGGCGGAGAGGAGGTTCAACCTCGTCGACCCTCAGGAACGTAACACCATCGCCGTGCCCACCGGCGGCTGGGCTGTCATCCGCTTCGTCGCCGACAATCCTG GGATGTGGTACATGCACTGCCACTTCGACGCTCATATTAGCCTTGGGCTGGCCATGGTGTTGGAGGTTTTGGACGGGCCGACGCCGGAGACATccgtgccgccaccgccggcggacCTTCCACGGTGTTCATGA